The Arabidopsis thaliana chromosome 5, partial sequence genomic interval ttgatatatcCTCCAAGGAATACTCTAGCACTTTCTTCACCGGATTTAGACTACGTCGGACCAAATAGTTTCCAACCACCTGGTTCCCAAGCGACTTCAACACAAAATCAAGCAAACCAGTGTCCCCAATGTAATTTCTAGCTGCATCCCTCACTTCTTGTCTCGATATCCATCGGTATTCGACTCTTTTCAGTGACTCTATGACCACTTTGATAGCCATTTGGATCCGTTTTTGAGACCATCTGCAGTTGGTACTATCAATGGAGATGATTTGGTTTCGGGAGTTACTCATGTAGTTATCTCTTGGAAGACGTGAATGGAGATGAAGCATGAACCTGAAGAGGTCACTGAGAGTGATCAATGGCTCGGTGGATAAACTTTGGTACTTTGACAAGAGGATTGGAGTTTCTCGGTTAAGGCTGGTTAGGTGATGGTTAAGCAAGCACAAGGGTATGTTACGGACCGACTCAAGTGCCTTCTCGTAAATCTTTTGAGTCACTCCGTATGTCCCTGACCCGAACCGGTAGCCCCAACGACCGAACCATGGCTCTCCTTTTGCTACCCCATGCAGCAGCCTCAACTCCATTCCTTTTTTGTGCGACGCGTCATTCAACCCTATTTTCctatatgaacaaaaataaaatgactcATTATGTGTAAATCCAAATTAATAGCTAGGAATAATCCATTATGATATGAAAACTAACAGAATTGTGTTGAATGGTTATTGTGTTGAATGGTTTATAtgatatacaaatatataaagtcTAATTAGTACCTGGCCTTTAAACCGGTGCAGAGCCGGTCCCACAAATCCATGACCTGATGACCGGTTAAGTCGGAGCCGGTTTCAATGCCGTTGAGAGAGAGCAAGTGACCAAATCCGTTGGAGTGAAAGAAGCCGTGAAGGACATGGCCTTGAAGCTCCACAAGATGGGAGAAACTTTCCTTTTCGGGAAAAGCGTAGCCTCCACCTTCCAGTTTTAAAAAAGCCGCCATTGTTTCCTTTGAGGGGATCACGAAATGGTACTTCTTGTTGCATATCATTTGATTTCCCCAACCTGCAAGGTTCCGTATAAACcattgtataatatatatttttgatcttTACATAAATGCATCACTTTTAaccatatattaaattattattgctATTTTTGTTCATAAGTACGTGTAAGCTtgtatatagatatatatgcaAGAAAAATGCTTACATGTTGAGCTAGCTAGGTCAACTCTTACTAAATTTTCAGCTTATGATCTTAGgtcatatatagttatatacgAATGTATTCACATgcatatatagatagatacgcaaaagaaaaattgtatacagagagagagaagggaaaagagagagaggacgTCACCAACATATTGGCAATGGTTGCAACGGAGATTGAGAGAGGCTTCGATGGGCTCTTCTAcgacaaagagaagaacataGAGAGGATTTGGATTTCGTTGAATCTCGAGCTGAAAAGACCAACTTCCCATTAGACCGGAGCTCTCAAAGTGACCAAACTCAAGTAGTTTAGCGAGGTTATCTCGAAAAGACAACTCGTTCATCTCAGCTGGATGTCCAGACTCTCCGAACGTCTTCAGCCTAAAAACTCTACTTTCccctctcttcctcttctttggaATATGTTGCTGATGGTCTGTTCGAATCAGATTCGCCATCGAATCAGAAATTTGGTTTGATCTTGAGAAGAGAGGGAATAGGAATATGATAGatttggatatatattatGATGGGGTTTGTTATAAGAAGAGACCGAAAAGTGTTGAGGAAGTGTGTTAAGGGTTTAGAGATATAGTAGTCATTAAGATGATGGTCACACAATTAGTGCTTTGTGGTGATGAAAAGGAAAAGTgagtgagagaaagagaaaggttAATTAAACTGTGAATTAACAATTGTTACCATTGGATTGTATGTTAGGTCTTGATATGTGCATGACTTGTAACATTaacaacttttctttcttagccaaataattaactatttttcaaaaaaacattcaaaccCTTCTTATTCCCAAATCTAATTTCATTTCTAAAAATACTTCTGTAATATTCGAAACTGGATTGATAATTTTAATACATATACATGTATTTGTGTAAGAATATGTGACAAATGGCATGCAAAAAGATCGAGGGTGAGGAATGTCACGTGACTTGGGAACATGAgaagataatataataaaataatgaagacATGCATTTGAGCTTCTCACATTTTTAAAGAATCAGATTAACTCTGTGTTCCGTCAATTTCTGTCATGTCTACCTGCACATATATGCATCTATTACATAACACACACGTGTGTGTTTGCGTGGTTGGACAAACTCAATTTAGTCGATTATCAATGTTTTAATTGATATGTAGTTTATTGATTTGTGATAGTGTTGATGATTTGTCATCACTATATGTTCAAACCCACATAGTTATTgttaattaaacataattaatatgttACATCAATAGAAAAAGGTGTTTACATCAATAGATGTTTTTTAGCGGTTTAAAGAAAGTTTCAAATTATGTTCTCAGAAAAAGTGGTTTGCAAATTGCAATGGTATTTACTTAATAGTTAATATATTACATTCAAAATTGTACTCACCTTAATGATTGCAGTGATCACAACAACTTTGGGTACTTACAGTCACTTCAGTGCttcaaatatatgtttttagtgTTACAATCttcgtaaaaaaaaagagttaaaagtTCAGaccaatcaaattttaatctttttttaaaattaatgatATGCCTTGTTAAATCCCGATGCTAACAATTGCAATATTTGAGTTTGAATCAATATTAAGCATATCTAACTAAAATGTTGACCTACTATCacttgtttagtgtttaaagtttaaactttgACAGCCACTAATAGTATAAGTAGGTATATACGTACGTAGACTGAATAAttgttgataattttgtatcatttttgtttcacgATTCTTAGTAACAAGTAACAACGACCAGCGAGGCAGCGATACATTATATTGTTAGTTGAATAGTAGCCAACAAGTGACTTTGATTCGTTTTTATAGTTGTTGGTTGAATGATAGATTTCTTTGATAGGTCTTACGTCAgcgaaaaaatatatatttggttttggtttgtccAATTGAAATTGCCAGTAGCGGTAAATATAATGATAAAAA includes:
- the MS1 gene encoding RING/FYVE/PHD zinc finger superfamily protein (male sterility 1 (MS1); CONTAINS InterPro DOMAIN/s: Zinc finger, PHD-type, conserved site (InterPro:IPR019786), Zinc finger, PHD-type (InterPro:IPR001965), Zinc finger, FYVE/PHD-type (InterPro:IPR011011), Zinc finger, PHD-finger (InterPro:IPR019787); BEST Arabidopsis thaliana protein match is: RING/FYVE/PHD zinc finger superfamily protein (TAIR:AT1G66170.1); Has 884 Blast hits to 874 proteins in 164 species: Archae - 0; Bacteria - 0; Metazoa - 282; Fungi - 312; Plants - 261; Viruses - 0; Other Eukaryotes - 29 (source: NCBI BLink).), which gives rise to MANLIRTDHQQHIPKKRKRGESRVFRLKTFGESGHPAEMNELSFRDNLAKLLEFGHFESSGLMGSWSFQLEIQRNPNPLYVLLFVVEEPIEASLNLRCNHCQYVGWGNQMICNKKYHFVIPSKETMAAFLKLEGGGYAFPEKESFSHLVELQGHVLHGFFHSNGFGHLLSLNGIETGSDLTGHQVMDLWDRLCTGLKARKIGLNDASHKKGMELRLLHGVAKGEPWFGRWGYRFGSGTYGVTQKIYEKALESVRNIPLCLLNHHLTSLNRETPILLSKYQSLSTEPLITLSDLFRFMLHLHSRLPRDNYMSNSRNQIISIDSTNCRWSQKRIQMAIKVVIESLKRVEYRWISRQEVRDAARNYIGDTGLLDFVLKSLGNQVVGNYLVRRSLNPVKKVLEYSLEDISNLLPSSNNELITLQNQNSMGKMATNGHNKITRGQVMKDMFYFYKHILMDYKGVLGPIGGILNQIGMASRAILDAKYFIKEYHYIRDTSAKTLHLDRGEELGIFCTIAWKCHHHNNEIKVPPQECIVVKKDATLSEVYGEAERVFRDIYWELRDVVVESVVGGQIEITRVDEMALNGNKGLVLEGNVGMMMNIEVTKCYEDDDKKKDKRIECECGATEEDGERMVCCDICEVWQHTRCVGVQHNEEVPRIFLCQSCDQHLIPLSFLP